In Myotis daubentonii chromosome 6, mMyoDau2.1, whole genome shotgun sequence, a genomic segment contains:
- the C6H6orf132 gene encoding uncharacterized protein C6orf132 homolog isoform X2 produces the protein MCWPHSLLTAVLDGIYYGDSRFDTESESGTATLKARPRVRPLLTFLPLNAQENHGLAVPTPSVPEDFADKEVTGTSSLANGNLRLYSSVGDLRPGHYGQDPFIPPPPPGPAPGPPPGPPPDTSPPPGESPPPPPPSMASLPPALLLEPPPPPTMAPPPPPVSGTLSPPTTPTPPDFIPPAPPLAFVAPPPPPMPAPAPPAPVSPYSTRTHLFPPAGVTKWKSEVTLNGKQPEAPRASPPRSPAEPKGSPLGPKPESHLTFPRSYKVPPPTPVRTSSIPVQEAPGAPAEGEGATQKAPSRLPLPPSFHIRPASQVYPDRAPEPDGLGELRTEAPASPSLSQPQTRTREQAETPPPASPLPRPTPQPPPPAPPLPPPAPPLPPAAPPLPSAEKATPPPARFMKSPKSSSPAPKPKPSPPSPEDTGSSENTASSEPVDWRDPSQMAQLRSELAAYLFGSKREDRGTSHRPGPRAASPGKEGRKGPGLPEKEIPPSDPEKSPRPDREAPASLPLPLPPADYAPQDSPMLSVQQIRSELEARLSAFAEKDPKPSIGSLPPKPRLEAGRVFENRAANGQCSKPVAKNTPPLSAAAQPTTAHQSKAMPGPATPPKSTPAAAARGPGTPPTATTLPAASFPMTEKKLAPAEQRKKPEPQEFAAPSQPEAEGRPSEARKPTQGALSPPALPPKMSPGREEVTCLYKPHRSQNSSQNSPSREVAVVMPTMARGAAAGSGEAVEVAEPQGLPAKAPAPAQPADELLRHPVTGEVVERGSPMALLLAARQRAQKGRSRGAGLALSSLPGSLRGQPQAGSDSIFLRNGQPNSFTVVPKPPSEPEKDPQPPASAQPRPWKAQLGREPEDTEPSRGHSWTKAEPQAPVAWDRPASSNLPQGRALPKSFSSPSSPSCKREEEEFSFEVIPPPPEFSNDPEPRALQYLGRRASPPRNRFSDLGQALDARLLAGELYSGARGLQRFSGGGRSLIKKRLYVGEPHRSPAPSRGGSGRSLSTPNCFGPQPGGPFGAPGGPEMRRVNSAGRAPPGGLRARRMSLEGSTRGDAKYKAPGQAPGGGDHVLASATGRSPRGTPHYGSPINTFTVRPGTRHPISYAYPGAHPGAHRNALS, from the exons AATGCCCAGGAGAACCATGGCCTGGCTGTGCCCACCCCCTCTGTCCCGGAAGACTTTGCAGACAAGGAAGTGACAG gtACCAGCTCACTAGCCAATGGCAACCTCCGGCTGTACAGCTCTGTGGGCGACCTCAGGCCTGGGCACTATGGCCAGGACCCAttcatccctccccctcccccaggccccgccccagggcCACCTCCAGGACCTCCCCCAGACACTTCGCCACCTCCAGGGGAGTCCCCgccaccacctccaccttccaTGGCTTCCTTGCCACCTGCCCTGCTGCTGGaacccccaccgccacccaccatggcccctcctccacccccagtaTCAGGGACCCTGTCCCCCCCAACCACACCCACCCCTCCTGATTTCATTCCCCCTGCCCCGCCCTTGGCCTTTgtagccccacccccaccccctatgccggccccagcacccccagctccAGTGTCTCCCTACTCTACGAGGACTCACCTCTTTCCCCCTGCGGGTGTCACCAAATGGAAATCAGAGGTAACACTGAATGGCAAGCAGCCAGAGGCCCCCAGAGCCAGCCCCCCCAGGAGCCCTGCTGAGCCAAAGGGGAGCCCCCTGGGACCTAAACCAGAGTCCCACCTCACCTTCCCCCGTTCATACAAGgtgcctcccccaaccccagtcaGAACCTCGTCCATCCCAGTGCAGGAAGCACCCGGGGCTCCTGCAGAGGGAGAAGGGGCCACCCAGAAGGCCCCCAGCCGACTCCCACTGCCCCCCAGCTTCCACATCCGCCCCGCATCCCAGGTCTACCCGGATAGGGCCCCCGAACCAGATGGCCTCGGGGAGCTCCGCACGGAGGCACCTGCCAGCCCCAGCCTGAGCCAGCCCCAGACCAGGACAAGGGAGCAAGCTGAgactccacccccagcctctcccctgccccgccccacaccccagccccctcccccagcacccccgctccctcccccagcaccccctctccccccagctgcccctcctTTGCCCTCTGCTGAGAAGGCAACCCCTCCACCTGCTAGGTTTATGAAAAGCCCCAAATCCAGCTCTCCTGCTCCCAAACCCAAACCCAGCCCCCCCAGCCCAGAGGACACAGGCTCTTCAGAGAACACAGCCTCTTCAGAGCCCGTGGACTGGCGGGACCCCAGCCAGATGGCACAGCTTCGGAGCGAGCTGGCAGCCTACCTCTTTGGCTCCAAGAGAGAGGACCGAGGCACCAGTCACAGGCCAGGCCCGAGGGCGGCCTCTCCAGGaaaggagggcaggaagggcCCCGGCCTGCCGGAGAAGGAGATCCCCCCAAGTGATCCTGAGAAGAGTCCCCGCCCAGACAGAGAGgcccccgccagcctgcccctgcccctgccccctgcagacTACGCCCCCCAGGACTCTCCGATGCTCAGTGTCCAGCAGATCCGGAGTGAGCTGGAGGCGCGGCTTTCGGCTTTCGCGGAGAAGGACCCCAAGCCCAGCATCGGGTCTCTGCCCCCCAAGCCTCGGCTAGAAGCGGGGAGAGTCTTTGAAAACAGAGCTGCTAATGGCCAGTGCTCCAAGCCCGTGGCCAAGAACACGCCACCACTCTCCGCCGCCGCCCAGCCAACCACAGCGCACCAGTCCAAGGCCATGCCTGGGCCAGCCACACCACCCAAATCCACACCTGCTGCAGCCGCGAGAGGGCCAGGCACACCACCCACAGCCACCACCCTGCCCGCCGCATCATTCCCAATGACAGAGAAGAAACTGGCCCCAGCCGAGCAGAGGAAGAAACCAGAACCCCAAGAATTCGCAGCGCCTTCCCAGCCAGAGGCAGAAGGGCGCCCCTCGGAGGCCAGGAAGCCTACACAGGGAGCCCTgtcccctccagccctcccaccAAAGATGTCCCCTGGGAGAGAAGAGGTGACCTGTCTCTACAAACCCCATCGCAGCCAGAACAGCAGCCAGAACAGCCCCAGCCGCGAGGTTGCCGTGGTGATGCCCACCATGGCCAGAGGAGCGGCTGCGGGGTCAGGGGAGGCTGTGGAGGTGGCGGAGCCCCAGGGGCTGCCAGCCaaagccccagcccctgcccagcctgcagACGAACTCCTCAGGCACCCGGTGACCGGGGAGGTGGTGGAGCGGGGCTCCCCCATGGCCCTGCTcctggcagccaggcagagggcacagaagGGGCGGTCTCGAGGGGCCGGCCTGGCTCTGTCCTCCCTGCCCGGGAGTCTCCGAGGGCAGCCCCAGGCAGGCTCCGACAGCATCTTCCTTAGGAATGGCCAGCCCAACTCCTTCACGGTGGTCCCCAAGCCACCCTCAGAGCCTGAgaaggacccccagccccccgcctctgcacagcCCCGTCCGTGGAAGGCCCAGCTGGGCAGAGAGCCGGAGGACACAGAGCCCAGCCGAGGGCACAGCTGGACCAAGGCggagccccaggcccctgtggcCTGGGACCGGCCCGCCTCCTCCAACCTCCCCCAGGGCCGCGCGCTGCCCAAGTCCTTCTcgtccccttcctctccctcctgcaagagggaggaggaggagttcaGCTTCGAGGTCATCCCGCCCCCGCCCGAGTTCAGCAATGACCCTGAGCCTCGAGCCCTCCAGTACCTGGGCCGCCGGGCCTCCCCTCCCCGGAACCGGTTCTCGGACTTGGGGCAGGCCCTGGACGCGCGCCTCCTGGCGGGCGAGCTCTACTCGGGGGCCAGGGGCCTGCAGCGCTTCTCGGGCGGGGGGCGCTCGCTCATCAAGAAGCGCCTGTACGTCGGGGAGCCTCACCGCAGCCCCGCGCCGTCCCGCGGCGGCTCAGGCCGCAGCCTGAGCACCCCCAACTGCTTCGGCCCGCAGCCCGGGGGGCCCTTCGGAGCGCCCGGAGGCCCGGAGATGCGGCGCGTCAACTCGGCGGGCCGCGCGCCCCCCGGCGGCCTGCGCGCACGGAGGATGTCCCTGGAGGGCTCCACCCGCGGAGACGCCAAGTACAAAGCGCCCGGCCAAGCGCCGGGTGGCGGCGACCACGTTCTCGCCTCTGCTACGGGCAg GTCTCCCCGCGGCACCCCCCACTATGGAAGCCCCATCAACACGTTCACCGTGAGGCCTGGGACCCGCCATCCCATCTCCTACGCCTACCCAGGGGCCCATCCAGGGGCCCATCGGAATGCCCTGTCCTGA
- the C6H6orf132 gene encoding uncharacterized protein C6orf132 homolog isoform X1: MKKNQTVQGTFSKIFGKKHASPNASSLYATNPPWIFAQEAPDEGARVLDGIYYGDSRFDTESESGTATLKARPRVRPLLTFLPLNAQENHGLAVPTPSVPEDFADKEVTGTSSLANGNLRLYSSVGDLRPGHYGQDPFIPPPPPGPAPGPPPGPPPDTSPPPGESPPPPPPSMASLPPALLLEPPPPPTMAPPPPPVSGTLSPPTTPTPPDFIPPAPPLAFVAPPPPPMPAPAPPAPVSPYSTRTHLFPPAGVTKWKSEVTLNGKQPEAPRASPPRSPAEPKGSPLGPKPESHLTFPRSYKVPPPTPVRTSSIPVQEAPGAPAEGEGATQKAPSRLPLPPSFHIRPASQVYPDRAPEPDGLGELRTEAPASPSLSQPQTRTREQAETPPPASPLPRPTPQPPPPAPPLPPPAPPLPPAAPPLPSAEKATPPPARFMKSPKSSSPAPKPKPSPPSPEDTGSSENTASSEPVDWRDPSQMAQLRSELAAYLFGSKREDRGTSHRPGPRAASPGKEGRKGPGLPEKEIPPSDPEKSPRPDREAPASLPLPLPPADYAPQDSPMLSVQQIRSELEARLSAFAEKDPKPSIGSLPPKPRLEAGRVFENRAANGQCSKPVAKNTPPLSAAAQPTTAHQSKAMPGPATPPKSTPAAAARGPGTPPTATTLPAASFPMTEKKLAPAEQRKKPEPQEFAAPSQPEAEGRPSEARKPTQGALSPPALPPKMSPGREEVTCLYKPHRSQNSSQNSPSREVAVVMPTMARGAAAGSGEAVEVAEPQGLPAKAPAPAQPADELLRHPVTGEVVERGSPMALLLAARQRAQKGRSRGAGLALSSLPGSLRGQPQAGSDSIFLRNGQPNSFTVVPKPPSEPEKDPQPPASAQPRPWKAQLGREPEDTEPSRGHSWTKAEPQAPVAWDRPASSNLPQGRALPKSFSSPSSPSCKREEEEFSFEVIPPPPEFSNDPEPRALQYLGRRASPPRNRFSDLGQALDARLLAGELYSGARGLQRFSGGGRSLIKKRLYVGEPHRSPAPSRGGSGRSLSTPNCFGPQPGGPFGAPGGPEMRRVNSAGRAPPGGLRARRMSLEGSTRGDAKYKAPGQAPGGGDHVLASATGRSPRGTPHYGSPINTFTVRPGTRHPISYAYPGAHPGAHRNALS, translated from the exons AATGCCCAGGAGAACCATGGCCTGGCTGTGCCCACCCCCTCTGTCCCGGAAGACTTTGCAGACAAGGAAGTGACAG gtACCAGCTCACTAGCCAATGGCAACCTCCGGCTGTACAGCTCTGTGGGCGACCTCAGGCCTGGGCACTATGGCCAGGACCCAttcatccctccccctcccccaggccccgccccagggcCACCTCCAGGACCTCCCCCAGACACTTCGCCACCTCCAGGGGAGTCCCCgccaccacctccaccttccaTGGCTTCCTTGCCACCTGCCCTGCTGCTGGaacccccaccgccacccaccatggcccctcctccacccccagtaTCAGGGACCCTGTCCCCCCCAACCACACCCACCCCTCCTGATTTCATTCCCCCTGCCCCGCCCTTGGCCTTTgtagccccacccccaccccctatgccggccccagcacccccagctccAGTGTCTCCCTACTCTACGAGGACTCACCTCTTTCCCCCTGCGGGTGTCACCAAATGGAAATCAGAGGTAACACTGAATGGCAAGCAGCCAGAGGCCCCCAGAGCCAGCCCCCCCAGGAGCCCTGCTGAGCCAAAGGGGAGCCCCCTGGGACCTAAACCAGAGTCCCACCTCACCTTCCCCCGTTCATACAAGgtgcctcccccaaccccagtcaGAACCTCGTCCATCCCAGTGCAGGAAGCACCCGGGGCTCCTGCAGAGGGAGAAGGGGCCACCCAGAAGGCCCCCAGCCGACTCCCACTGCCCCCCAGCTTCCACATCCGCCCCGCATCCCAGGTCTACCCGGATAGGGCCCCCGAACCAGATGGCCTCGGGGAGCTCCGCACGGAGGCACCTGCCAGCCCCAGCCTGAGCCAGCCCCAGACCAGGACAAGGGAGCAAGCTGAgactccacccccagcctctcccctgccccgccccacaccccagccccctcccccagcacccccgctccctcccccagcaccccctctccccccagctgcccctcctTTGCCCTCTGCTGAGAAGGCAACCCCTCCACCTGCTAGGTTTATGAAAAGCCCCAAATCCAGCTCTCCTGCTCCCAAACCCAAACCCAGCCCCCCCAGCCCAGAGGACACAGGCTCTTCAGAGAACACAGCCTCTTCAGAGCCCGTGGACTGGCGGGACCCCAGCCAGATGGCACAGCTTCGGAGCGAGCTGGCAGCCTACCTCTTTGGCTCCAAGAGAGAGGACCGAGGCACCAGTCACAGGCCAGGCCCGAGGGCGGCCTCTCCAGGaaaggagggcaggaagggcCCCGGCCTGCCGGAGAAGGAGATCCCCCCAAGTGATCCTGAGAAGAGTCCCCGCCCAGACAGAGAGgcccccgccagcctgcccctgcccctgccccctgcagacTACGCCCCCCAGGACTCTCCGATGCTCAGTGTCCAGCAGATCCGGAGTGAGCTGGAGGCGCGGCTTTCGGCTTTCGCGGAGAAGGACCCCAAGCCCAGCATCGGGTCTCTGCCCCCCAAGCCTCGGCTAGAAGCGGGGAGAGTCTTTGAAAACAGAGCTGCTAATGGCCAGTGCTCCAAGCCCGTGGCCAAGAACACGCCACCACTCTCCGCCGCCGCCCAGCCAACCACAGCGCACCAGTCCAAGGCCATGCCTGGGCCAGCCACACCACCCAAATCCACACCTGCTGCAGCCGCGAGAGGGCCAGGCACACCACCCACAGCCACCACCCTGCCCGCCGCATCATTCCCAATGACAGAGAAGAAACTGGCCCCAGCCGAGCAGAGGAAGAAACCAGAACCCCAAGAATTCGCAGCGCCTTCCCAGCCAGAGGCAGAAGGGCGCCCCTCGGAGGCCAGGAAGCCTACACAGGGAGCCCTgtcccctccagccctcccaccAAAGATGTCCCCTGGGAGAGAAGAGGTGACCTGTCTCTACAAACCCCATCGCAGCCAGAACAGCAGCCAGAACAGCCCCAGCCGCGAGGTTGCCGTGGTGATGCCCACCATGGCCAGAGGAGCGGCTGCGGGGTCAGGGGAGGCTGTGGAGGTGGCGGAGCCCCAGGGGCTGCCAGCCaaagccccagcccctgcccagcctgcagACGAACTCCTCAGGCACCCGGTGACCGGGGAGGTGGTGGAGCGGGGCTCCCCCATGGCCCTGCTcctggcagccaggcagagggcacagaagGGGCGGTCTCGAGGGGCCGGCCTGGCTCTGTCCTCCCTGCCCGGGAGTCTCCGAGGGCAGCCCCAGGCAGGCTCCGACAGCATCTTCCTTAGGAATGGCCAGCCCAACTCCTTCACGGTGGTCCCCAAGCCACCCTCAGAGCCTGAgaaggacccccagccccccgcctctgcacagcCCCGTCCGTGGAAGGCCCAGCTGGGCAGAGAGCCGGAGGACACAGAGCCCAGCCGAGGGCACAGCTGGACCAAGGCggagccccaggcccctgtggcCTGGGACCGGCCCGCCTCCTCCAACCTCCCCCAGGGCCGCGCGCTGCCCAAGTCCTTCTcgtccccttcctctccctcctgcaagagggaggaggaggagttcaGCTTCGAGGTCATCCCGCCCCCGCCCGAGTTCAGCAATGACCCTGAGCCTCGAGCCCTCCAGTACCTGGGCCGCCGGGCCTCCCCTCCCCGGAACCGGTTCTCGGACTTGGGGCAGGCCCTGGACGCGCGCCTCCTGGCGGGCGAGCTCTACTCGGGGGCCAGGGGCCTGCAGCGCTTCTCGGGCGGGGGGCGCTCGCTCATCAAGAAGCGCCTGTACGTCGGGGAGCCTCACCGCAGCCCCGCGCCGTCCCGCGGCGGCTCAGGCCGCAGCCTGAGCACCCCCAACTGCTTCGGCCCGCAGCCCGGGGGGCCCTTCGGAGCGCCCGGAGGCCCGGAGATGCGGCGCGTCAACTCGGCGGGCCGCGCGCCCCCCGGCGGCCTGCGCGCACGGAGGATGTCCCTGGAGGGCTCCACCCGCGGAGACGCCAAGTACAAAGCGCCCGGCCAAGCGCCGGGTGGCGGCGACCACGTTCTCGCCTCTGCTACGGGCAg GTCTCCCCGCGGCACCCCCCACTATGGAAGCCCCATCAACACGTTCACCGTGAGGCCTGGGACCCGCCATCCCATCTCCTACGCCTACCCAGGGGCCCATCCAGGGGCCCATCGGAATGCCCTGTCCTGA